In bacterium, a genomic segment contains:
- the greA gene encoding transcription elongation factor GreA, translating into MAKTYLTEEGFKKLKEELDYLKTTKRQEIARRIHEAKELGDLSENAEYSAAKDAKAESEIRVGEIEKMLKESSIIEEPKKIGVVQIGSTIEAENGTGSHNFTIVGRNESNPVIGKISNESPLGAAFLGKKIGDKVAVKTPKGMNMYKIIKII; encoded by the coding sequence ATGGCGAAAACCTATTTAACCGAAGAAGGCTTCAAGAAATTAAAAGAAGAGCTGGATTATTTAAAAACCACCAAAAGACAAGAAATTGCCCGGCGTATTCATGAGGCAAAAGAGCTTGGAGATTTGAGTGAAAATGCCGAGTATTCCGCAGCCAAAGACGCAAAAGCGGAATCTGAAATAAGAGTTGGAGAAATAGAAAAAATGTTAAAAGAATCGTCAATTATCGAGGAGCCAAAGAAAATCGGAGTGGTGCAGATCGGTTCCACCATAGAGGCGGAAAATGGCACTGGAAGCCATAATTTCACAATTGTGGGACGCAATGAATCAAATCCGGTTATCGGCAAGATCTCCAATGAATCTCCTCTTGGCGCCGCTTTTTTGGGCAAGAAGATCGGCGATAAAGTAGCCGTAAAAACTCCCAAAGGAATGAATATGTATAAAATAATAAAAATAATTTAA
- a CDS encoding alpha/beta hydrolase — MQEKQIKIDDLNVNYKQIGDGNIPIILLHGWGINSDKYIETAKELLRFTIYDLRFTGKL; from the coding sequence ATGCAGGAAAAACAAATTAAAATTGACGATTTGAATGTAAATTATAAACAAATTGGCGATGGAAATATTCCAATTATTTTATTACATGGGTGGGGGATTAATTCGGATAAATACATTGAAACCGCAAAAGAATTGCTCAGATTTACGATTTACGATTTACGATTTACGGGAAAATTATAA
- a CDS encoding LamG-like jellyroll fold domain-containing protein, translated as MVINKKQLLRRYSNPMPGIVFFGLLKNAMIVAVFIIGLYFSAIFSVSAASPGIVLNELNELSQSCTSDSKRNIELTWSSDIVGGPTYEILRKLSTENESAYALINSIVDNNELKKYTDSATHSDKNYNYKIKATKNSVTYYSNEILANAYYCAPVLYFLEPVCKANSPVNNLLWSGVTGDLLKYEILRKNVTAGDLVFVKTGEATGVNYSDSKNIIGTNDYEYKIRAIWKNSVSIESASSSISASACAPSLTVNSACGASSPGGPVANLFWNNLLGVSRYEIYRKAQSEGSYILLDTVTGSAIYNDNLVASLPFSYWSGGNISYFVKAVWVKDAVEISQSSLTQTQAISRCAPFVSVAGMCDAFNNPEMRLSWTKTMGADLYNLYRDGADFIKQLDGTENSFVDYLNSVTCPGSICTHSYRAEASVAGFPNFISNTASQSVDCITIIPPSPTPVLNNPSAYCESNKSKIALEWSPSDNAIYYTLYRNGAALINLSNTSYVDAGVESGISYNYFVRAYGKAGTSTSASDTKSITAVSCTPPVAPTLTLTKSCSVNMPQVNLSWSVTSAENIVNYEIKRGLAAGSLATKAIVDKSVYSKIDNDGINPSTAYYYQIIANSVIGVNPSFSSVKSITTDSCLPTTPAVTLSTYCESGNAKVKVSWTSDKANTDHFEIFRQDLNGGTIPIATVALGGTSYSWVDTNPTAQTTAYSYKVVAVGQLNTKTSTQGFKPITTYNCAIPSGFTLTNPPNIFCQGSYPRSGLNWSPSSNSTSYDLFRNRLNADDSVAETNTFINATSPYSDIGFGNALNFNGSSSVDFGLTSMPLTGDLTIEFWANPSSVSSPSRQNPICKSYGGEFCLTMEISGQLSYYHGSAGGNNSPYMSFNTPNVFENNKWVHVVITRNKATRTMKSYKNGSPASSGTWTSSYDPSVSTYNLFAGEGYVNNFKGLIDEVRIYNRVLSNTEALEHYGGIYSNESNLIGLWHFDEGSGQTVSNSFNNSNNGVLGASIAVDLEDPSWTSNGLQTGNKYNWQVRANGPGGVVLSNLTSSTVIPVCEPTKLGLEANTFCQGSVKSSVRLKWSYSINTDKYEIYRDSALIKTVYKADSEYLSRTWDDNNNGLGLNSGVSYSYYIKAVGPTGLTNQSNFRSVNALLCVPPDTISSLTATPSCSGSYPRVNLNWADIVNTDYYTVYRNGSPLTPNATISSFTDTTVAVNTYYTYQVTAYGPGGPSEPSNNAIIDPAVSLNNNYCTPSVPVITSVNGACTSGIPYNTVNWSDATTYNTQQYKIYRNTENNFSTATLTRTIDKSTEPALFNSRSWQNSGLLDDTVYYYWIKAIGPVGGLESAVSVVASRRTNICTLPSAPSISLSNICSSYNDPVTVLNWNKTANTTDYTIYKNTVLMKTINSNSNGYIKNWLIIGGFTYSHAGSTPTAAEINTALAADYLGGETSVKPRAGKIYGGKTWFEYSVPSSNLTDFTLTSAPMSALTPKTYASAYAFAYFYSPVAQSAQLRIGSDDGVKAFVNGAWVYTNATQRGASPDQDTKNINLIAGINTLLIKVQQGTSGWGLYARITDASGNDILNNITAWDSAAATGVSKDYNVSSIGPGGTSIPTSNMASSAPLNCNPLTPEVTLTSGCDGANTQMTVSWLADSNTYYWNIYKKRSTDVSFILLNPPGSIASSSYVDMNVASNVSYDYFVRAFGSGGITRTSDIQTALVLTCYNAPIKPVIATAPQCAGMTSRINIIWSPYDNTKTLSFNVLRKDITAGESGYANIFENLSPSSITEYSDGSVITGHTYSYRIEAVGSGVDNHAISDITPAGEGEAIDCLNTPPFDPPTLNLNFSAYTVVTGGSVSLRWTDTQNETKYKVFRRIKGETEFAYQKQNGWLDYLKSIFGKISNAAYDNPVVIMLAGVDYVDPPISGLVNYIDNTVSENRTYEYQILAINNAGGGDAGITYSNIISPVYVPIAPPVASVVSSAVFGPGKTRIHWVRPNPTLGNEYTNAGKPPLYEVQRSSTRDFIAGTFSVLGTICSDIINNGPARACGTEVLDAELEYIDNNASVAEKYYRVITENYGGRAASTSIVGYSNLKWKEVIPR; from the coding sequence ATGGTTATAAATAAAAAACAATTATTGCGGCGCTATAGTAATCCGATGCCTGGTATTGTTTTTTTTGGTTTATTAAAAAACGCGATGATCGTTGCGGTATTTATTATTGGCCTGTATTTTAGCGCGATTTTTTCCGTTTCTGCCGCCAGCCCCGGTATTGTTTTAAATGAATTAAATGAGTTAAGTCAAAGCTGTACGAGCGATAGCAAGCGAAATATTGAGTTAACGTGGTCGTCGGATATAGTAGGCGGTCCTACGTATGAAATCTTGCGAAAATTATCAACCGAAAACGAATCAGCTTATGCTTTAATCAACAGCATTGTGGATAATAATGAGCTGAAAAAATACACCGATAGCGCTACTCACAGCGACAAGAATTATAATTATAAAATTAAAGCAACAAAAAACTCGGTTACTTATTATTCCAACGAAATTTTAGCTAATGCTTATTATTGCGCGCCTGTTCTGTATTTTTTAGAGCCTGTTTGCAAGGCTAACAGTCCGGTTAATAATTTATTATGGTCTGGCGTTACCGGAGATCTTTTAAAGTATGAGATTTTAAGAAAAAATGTAACAGCAGGGGATTTAGTTTTTGTTAAAACAGGCGAAGCAACAGGTGTAAATTATAGTGATAGTAAAAATATTATCGGCACAAATGATTATGAATATAAAATTCGCGCAATTTGGAAAAACAGCGTAAGCATAGAATCGGCAAGCAGCAGCATCAGCGCCTCTGCTTGCGCGCCAAGTTTAACCGTTAATTCGGCTTGTGGCGCCAGTTCTCCCGGAGGTCCTGTAGCGAATTTATTCTGGAATAATCTATTGGGGGTTAGCCGGTATGAAATTTATCGCAAAGCTCAGAGCGAAGGAAGTTATATTCTTTTAGATACGGTTACCGGTTCAGCAATATATAACGACAATTTAGTCGCAAGCCTGCCTTTTTCTTATTGGAGTGGCGGGAATATAAGTTATTTTGTAAAGGCAGTCTGGGTTAAAGATGCGGTGGAAATTTCGCAAAGCTCTTTGACACAAACGCAAGCCATTTCCCGATGCGCTCCATTTGTAAGCGTGGCGGGTATGTGCGATGCTTTTAATAATCCGGAAATGCGTCTTAGCTGGACAAAAACTATGGGGGCGGATCTATATAATTTATATAGGGATGGCGCAGATTTTATCAAACAACTTGACGGAACGGAAAATTCTTTTGTGGATTATCTGAATTCCGTAACTTGTCCGGGTAGTATTTGTACGCATTCTTATCGCGCTGAAGCAAGTGTGGCCGGTTTTCCGAATTTTATTTCCAATACGGCAAGCCAGAGCGTTGATTGTATCACGATTATTCCGCCCAGTCCTACCCCGGTTTTAAACAACCCAAGCGCTTATTGTGAAAGTAATAAGTCAAAAATAGCGCTGGAATGGTCCCCTTCCGACAACGCAATTTATTATACTCTTTATCGCAATGGCGCGGCGCTGATCAATTTGTCGAATACTTCTTATGTTGACGCCGGCGTGGAAAGCGGAATCAGTTACAATTATTTTGTGCGGGCGTATGGAAAAGCAGGAACAAGCACTTCAGCCAGCGATACCAAAAGCATTACGGCGGTAAGCTGTACTCCTCCGGTTGCGCCAACTCTTACCTTAACCAAAAGTTGCAGTGTAAATATGCCTCAAGTCAATCTTTCATGGTCTGTAACCAGCGCCGAGAACATAGTTAATTATGAAATAAAGCGAGGGTTGGCAGCCGGATCTTTGGCAACGAAAGCTATTGTCGACAAATCAGTTTATTCTAAAATTGATAATGATGGAATTAATCCATCCACCGCATATTATTATCAGATAATTGCCAATAGTGTTATCGGGGTTAATCCTTCTTTTTCTTCCGTCAAATCGATTACTACCGATTCGTGTTTGCCAACCACTCCGGCGGTTACTTTGAGCACTTATTGCGAGAGTGGCAATGCAAAAGTAAAAGTTAGCTGGACATCGGATAAGGCAAATACGGATCATTTTGAAATTTTTAGGCAAGATCTTAATGGCGGAACTATACCGATTGCGACAGTTGCCCTTGGCGGTACAAGTTATTCGTGGGTGGACACAAATCCTACCGCCCAAACAACAGCGTATAGTTACAAGGTGGTTGCTGTCGGCCAGTTAAACACCAAAACATCCACTCAAGGATTTAAGCCGATCACAACTTATAACTGCGCTATTCCCAGCGGTTTTACTTTAACTAATCCTCCAAATATTTTTTGCCAAGGTTCATATCCAAGATCTGGTCTGAATTGGTCGCCAAGCAGTAATTCCACGTCTTATGATCTTTTTCGCAATCGTTTAAACGCCGATGATTCTGTCGCTGAAACTAATACTTTTATTAACGCAACTTCGCCATATTCGGATATAGGATTCGGTAACGCTTTGAATTTTAATGGAAGCAGTTCCGTTGATTTTGGATTGACAAGCATGCCGCTTACCGGAGATCTGACCATAGAATTTTGGGCAAATCCATCCAGTGTTTCTTCGCCTTCAAGGCAAAATCCGATTTGTAAATCTTATGGCGGCGAATTTTGTTTAACTATGGAAATAAGCGGACAGCTTAGCTATTACCATGGTTCAGCGGGCGGCAACAATTCGCCATATATGAGTTTTAACACTCCGAATGTTTTTGAAAACAATAAGTGGGTTCATGTGGTTATAACCAGAAATAAAGCAACAAGAACGATGAAATCCTACAAGAACGGAAGCCCTGCAAGCTCTGGTACTTGGACGAGCAGTTATGATCCTTCGGTGAGCACATACAATTTATTCGCAGGAGAGGGATATGTTAATAATTTTAAAGGATTAATAGACGAGGTCAGGATTTATAACAGGGTTTTAAGCAATACGGAAGCGTTGGAGCATTATGGCGGAATTTATAGCAATGAAAGTAACTTGATTGGGTTATGGCATTTTGATGAAGGAAGCGGTCAAACTGTTTCCAATAGTTTTAATAACAGCAATAATGGCGTCTTGGGAGCTAGCATTGCTGTTGACCTCGAAGATCCTTCCTGGACAAGCAATGGTTTGCAAACCGGCAATAAATACAATTGGCAAGTCAGGGCAAATGGCCCGGGTGGAGTTGTTTTATCCAATCTTACTTCTTCTACAGTAATACCTGTTTGCGAACCGACAAAATTAGGTTTGGAGGCAAATACTTTTTGCCAAGGAAGCGTAAAATCTTCCGTGAGATTAAAATGGTCTTACTCTATCAATACCGATAAGTATGAAATTTATCGCGACAGCGCATTGATCAAAACGGTTTATAAAGCGGATTCCGAATATTTATCCAGAACATGGGATGATAATAATAATGGTTTAGGGCTTAATTCGGGAGTTTCATATTCTTATTATATTAAAGCTGTCGGTCCGACTGGTCTAACCAATCAAAGCAATTTTAGATCAGTAAACGCTTTACTCTGTGTTCCTCCGGATACTATTTCCAGCCTGACAGCAACTCCTTCCTGTTCCGGTTCTTATCCGAGAGTAAATCTTAACTGGGCAGATATTGTGAATACTGATTATTACACGGTTTACAGAAACGGCAGTCCTTTAACGCCCAATGCGACAATTTCGTCTTTTACGGATACAACAGTGGCGGTTAATACTTATTATACCTATCAAGTAACCGCTTATGGCCCAGGCGGTCCAAGCGAGCCGTCTAATAATGCGATAATTGATCCCGCTGTATCGCTTAATAATAATTATTGCACGCCTTCCGTGCCTGTAATTACTTCAGTTAACGGAGCTTGTACATCTGGTATTCCTTATAATACGGTTAATTGGTCGGACGCAACAACTTATAATACCCAACAATATAAAATTTACAGAAACACTGAAAATAATTTTAGCACGGCGACTCTGACAAGAACTATAGATAAAAGCACGGAACCGGCGTTATTTAATTCCCGGTCATGGCAAAACTCCGGCCTTTTGGATGATACCGTGTATTATTATTGGATCAAAGCGATTGGTCCGGTGGGCGGGCTGGAAAGCGCTGTGTCTGTAGTGGCCAGCCGAAGAACCAATATTTGCACTTTACCTTCTGCGCCAAGCATAAGCTTAAGCAACATTTGTTCCAGCTACAATGATCCTGTTACGGTTTTAAATTGGAATAAAACAGCCAATACTACGGATTATACCATTTATAAAAATACCGTTTTAATGAAGACGATCAATTCGAATAGCAACGGTTATATTAAAAATTGGCTGATAATCGGAGGGTTTACATATTCTCACGCGGGGTCTACGCCTACTGCCGCGGAAATCAATACGGCTTTAGCCGCTGATTATTTGGGAGGAGAGACAAGTGTAAAGCCGAGAGCGGGAAAAATATATGGCGGGAAAACCTGGTTTGAATATAGCGTGCCGTCAAGCAATCTCACCGATTTTACTCTTACTTCCGCTCCGATGTCCGCCTTGACTCCAAAAACTTACGCGAGCGCTTATGCTTTTGCTTATTTCTATAGTCCGGTGGCGCAGTCGGCGCAATTACGTATTGGCAGCGATGATGGCGTAAAAGCTTTTGTAAACGGAGCGTGGGTTTACACAAATGCAACGCAACGAGGCGCTTCTCCTGATCAGGATACTAAAAATATTAATCTTATCGCGGGAATCAATACTTTATTGATAAAAGTCCAGCAAGGAACGAGCGGCTGGGGTTTGTACGCGCGTATTACGGATGCGAGCGGCAATGATATTTTAAATAATATTACCGCCTGGGACTCGGCAGCCGCGACAGGCGTAAGCAAGGATTATAATGTCTCTTCGATCGGTCCCGGGGGAACAAGCATTCCCACATCCAACATGGCAAGTTCCGCTCCGCTGAATTGCAATCCCTTAACGCCGGAGGTGACTTTAACGTCCGGATGCGATGGCGCTAATACGCAAATGACTGTTTCTTGGCTTGCCGATTCGAATACTTATTATTGGAATATTTATAAGAAACGCAGCACAGACGTGAGCTTTATATTATTAAATCCTCCGGGAAGTATTGCCAGTTCTTCCTATGTGGATATGAATGTGGCAAGCAACGTCAGTTATGATTATTTTGTCAGGGCTTTTGGCAGCGGTGGAATAACCCGAACTTCGGATATACAGACTGCGCTTGTTTTAACTTGCTATAACGCACCGATAAAACCGGTAATTGCAACTGCGCCGCAATGCGCCGGAATGACTTCGAGAATAAATATAATATGGTCGCCATACGATAATACCAAAACACTTTCATTCAATGTTCTTCGCAAAGATATTACAGCGGGCGAATCGGGTTACGCTAATATTTTTGAAAATCTATCGCCGTCTTCCATAACAGAATATTCCGATGGCAGTGTTATCACCGGACATACCTATTCATATAGAATTGAAGCGGTTGGGTCAGGCGTGGATAATCATGCAATTTCGGACATAACTCCCGCCGGTGAAGGCGAGGCAATTGATTGCCTAAATACTCCTCCTTTTGATCCCCCGACACTGAATCTTAATTTTTCTGCCTATACTGTTGTAACTGGCGGTTCGGTCTCATTAAGGTGGACAGATACTCAAAATGAAACTAAATATAAAGTTTTCAGAAGGATTAAGGGCGAGACGGAATTTGCTTATCAAAAACAAAATGGCTGGCTGGATTATTTAAAAAGTATTTTTGGAAAAATATCCAATGCGGCTTATGATAATCCTGTTGTAATAATGCTTGCGGGCGTAGATTATGTCGATCCTCCGATTTCCGGTCTCGTTAATTATATTGATAATACGGTTAGCGAAAATAGAACATATGAGTATCAAATTTTAGCCATAAATAATGCGGGCGGCGGCGATGCGGGCATAACTTATTCAAACATTATTTCTCCTGTTTATGTTCCGATCGCGCCGCCTGTCGCTTCCGTGGTTTCTTCCGCCGTTTTTGGTCCGGGGAAAACCAGGATTCATTGGGTGCGGCCAAACCCGACGCTGGGTAATGAATATACGAATGCCGGAAAACCCCCGTTGTATGAAGTTCAAAGATCATCCACTCGAGATTTTATTGCCGGCACTTTTTCCGTTCTCGGTACAATATGTTCGGATATTATCAATAATGGTCCGGCGCGCGCATGCGGAACAGAAGTTCTTGATGCCGAATTAGAATATATTGACAATAATGCTTCCGTGGCGGAAAAATATTATCGAGTTATAACCGAAAATTACGGCGGAAGAGCGGCGTCCACGTCTATCGTCGGTTATTCTAATTTGAAATGGAAAGAAGTGATACCGAGATAA
- a CDS encoding adenylyltransferase/cytidyltransferase family protein — translation MKKVMVFGTFDIFHEGHRDFLRQAKEYGDFLIIIVARDKNVFKVKSGLLKNNELARQKTISESKLADLVVLGDLDDKYKVIQKYKPDMICLGYDQEVMLEELKEKLTAFDLVKTQIIKLNPFHPEIYKSSKLRKK, via the coding sequence ATGAAAAAAGTAATGGTGTTTGGGACATTTGATATATTCCACGAGGGTCACAGGGATTTTTTGAGGCAGGCCAAAGAATACGGAGACTTTTTAATTATTATTGTTGCCAGAGACAAGAATGTTTTTAAGGTAAAAAGCGGGTTGCTAAAAAATAATGAGCTTGCCAGGCAAAAAACAATATCCGAAAGCAAATTAGCAGATTTGGTAGTTTTGGGAGATTTGGATGATAAATATAAAGTGATTCAGAAATACAAACCAGATATGATTTGTTTAGGATATGATCAGGAAGTAATGCTTGAAGAGTTAAAGGAAAAATTGACTGCGTTTGACCTTGTCAAGACGCAAATAATTAAATTAAACCCTTTTCATCCGGAAATATATAAGTCGTCGAAGTTGAGAAAAAAGTAG
- the gatC gene encoding Asp-tRNA(Asn)/Glu-tRNA(Gln) amidotransferase subunit GatC: protein MKLTGLEVQRIADLARIELTGREKEKYAEELSAVLGFIEQLSKVNTDNVVPTSQVTGLVNVVREDKTEDCNEDTRKQIFKAAPLAEGEYFKVKAVL, encoded by the coding sequence ATGAAATTAACCGGCTTAGAAGTGCAGCGTATCGCTGATTTAGCCAGGATTGAGTTGACCGGCCGAGAAAAAGAAAAATATGCCGAAGAGCTTTCGGCGGTTTTAGGTTTTATTGAACAGCTGTCAAAAGTGAATACCGATAATGTTGTTCCGACCAGTCAGGTTACCGGTTTGGTTAATGTTGTCCGGGAAGATAAGACGGAGGATTGCAACGAAGACACTCGTAAACAGATCTTTAAGGCCGCGCCGCTGGCAGAAGGGGAATATTTTAAAGTTAAGGCGGTGTTATAG
- the lysS gene encoding lysine--tRNA ligase: MINKIRGVRLEKMKKIAEAGIDPYPAKTARSHKTNEAILNAEKLEKESAEIILAGRLMAIRGHGGSIFANIADDSGSFQIYFKKDDLIPSQWDLIGYFDVGDFIEATGKIFTTKKGEKTLLVSNCRILAKSLLPLPEKWHGLQDEEERLRKRYLDILFNPEIKEMIKKKSVFWNAVREFHLQRGFLEVETPVLENTTGGADANPFVTHHSAFDTDVYLRISAGELWQKRLMVAGFEKTFEIGRIFRNEGVSTEHLQDYTQCEAYWAYGNFEDMYKFLRDCYRFVAQKTFGTLGFKIRGFDVDLGADWPIIDYTETVKKETGIDIWQDNDKKIQEKLYELKIKSEANNRVRMVDALWKYCRKNIGGPAILINEPKFTSPLAKVLSSNPNITERFHFIIAGSEVGQGYSELNDPVDQRERFENQQKLRDAGDKEAQMADYDFVEALEYGMPPTCGHGFSERLFSFLMDKPIKECQIFPLMRPKEIKIKK; the protein is encoded by the coding sequence GTGATTAATAAAATTCGCGGCGTACGTTTGGAAAAAATGAAAAAAATAGCTGAAGCCGGGATTGATCCATATCCGGCTAAAACCGCGAGATCTCATAAAACAAATGAAGCAATTTTAAACGCGGAAAAACTTGAAAAGGAATCAGCCGAGATCATCCTTGCCGGCCGGTTAATGGCGATTCGGGGTCACGGAGGATCCATATTTGCCAATATCGCTGATGATTCGGGCAGTTTTCAAATTTATTTCAAGAAAGACGATCTTATTCCGTCGCAATGGGACTTGATCGGATATTTTGATGTCGGTGATTTTATTGAGGCTACGGGAAAAATTTTTACGACAAAAAAGGGCGAAAAAACCCTTTTGGTTTCCAATTGCAGGATTTTGGCAAAATCACTTTTGCCTTTGCCGGAAAAATGGCATGGGCTTCAGGACGAGGAAGAAAGACTGAGAAAAAGATATTTAGATATTTTATTTAATCCGGAAATTAAAGAGATGATTAAAAAAAAGTCTGTATTTTGGAATGCTGTTCGAGAATTTCATTTGCAGCGCGGATTTTTAGAGGTAGAAACTCCTGTTTTAGAAAATACAACCGGCGGTGCTGACGCTAATCCTTTTGTAACCCATCATAGCGCTTTTGATACGGATGTCTATTTACGCATCTCTGCCGGCGAATTATGGCAAAAACGTTTGATGGTGGCTGGCTTTGAAAAAACATTTGAAATAGGCAGGATTTTTAGAAACGAGGGAGTATCTACCGAACATCTTCAAGACTATACTCAATGCGAAGCATATTGGGCATACGGAAACTTTGAAGATATGTATAAATTTTTACGTGATTGCTATCGTTTTGTGGCGCAAAAAACTTTTGGCACCCTTGGATTCAAAATTAGAGGATTTGATGTTGATTTGGGCGCCGATTGGCCAATTATTGATTATACCGAAACTGTCAAAAAAGAAACAGGCATAGATATTTGGCAAGATAATGATAAAAAAATACAGGAAAAATTATACGAATTGAAAATTAAATCAGAAGCAAATAATCGCGTCCGTATGGTGGATGCGTTATGGAAATATTGCCGTAAAAATATCGGGGGACCCGCTATATTGATTAATGAACCAAAATTTACTTCTCCATTAGCAAAAGTATTGTCGAGCAATCCAAATATTACCGAGAGATTCCATTTTATTATTGCTGGCTCGGAAGTCGGCCAAGGGTATAGCGAACTTAATGATCCAGTCGATCAAAGAGAAAGATTTGAAAATCAACAAAAACTTCGAGATGCCGGCGACAAAGAAGCGCAAATGGCAGATTATGATTTTGTTGAAGCGCTGGAATACGGTATGCCGCCGACTTGCGGACATGGCTTCAGTGAACGATTATTTTCTTTTTTAATGGATAAGCCGATTAAAGAATGTCAGATATTTCCATTGATGCGACCGAAAGAAATTAAGATAAAGAAATGA
- a CDS encoding PKD domain-containing protein, whose protein sequence is MIIKPKIIFSFIAIFISIFFIFNGLNFRSGINKTDVKAAVTDNVAGYAWSENIGWISFNSVNCDANNDGKSEGAVGCPAAGTNMVAYGVNLNTDNTLSGYAWSENIGWISFNPAAVIGCPAGTCQPRYNSGTGEFLGWARALANGGGWDGWISLNCLNGGVCATSNYKVSKTGSNFIGYAWGGDVAGWIKFNPAFGGVYLANAPPVAANLSITPPTVTALCTSGAAYGFQWTFSDSGDTESKFQLQIDNDSNFLTPTVDRTFSGLTNADGSVNTQSVLLTSAADAPSADKLSYNTTYYWRVQVWDSSEAFSGWITPAAPLFTTPIHMYPTADYICSPSTTSCPVNHSQFEPISFTDRSICYDNNNNSTPCASRSWSFGDGSPLSTLSNPKHTYTAQGNFALGFTMTDPGGFTCTKNSSINIGVASPKWKEVIPK, encoded by the coding sequence ATGATCATCAAGCCAAAAATTATTTTCAGTTTTATCGCTATTTTTATTTCTATCTTTTTTATTTTTAACGGTTTGAATTTTAGAAGCGGAATAAATAAAACTGACGTTAAAGCCGCGGTAACCGATAATGTCGCTGGCTATGCCTGGAGCGAGAACATCGGCTGGATAAGTTTTAATAGCGTTAATTGCGATGCTAATAATGATGGTAAGTCAGAAGGCGCCGTCGGTTGTCCTGCCGCCGGTACAAATATGGTAGCTTATGGCGTTAATTTAAACACTGATAATACTTTATCCGGTTATGCCTGGAGCGAGAACATCGGCTGGATTAGTTTTAATCCTGCGGCTGTGATCGGCTGTCCGGCGGGAACTTGCCAGCCGCGATATAATTCCGGAACAGGTGAATTTCTCGGCTGGGCGCGGGCTTTGGCCAACGGCGGCGGCTGGGACGGATGGATATCTTTGAATTGTTTAAACGGGGGAGTCTGCGCGACAAGCAATTATAAAGTTTCCAAAACCGGTTCTAATTTTATTGGTTATGCCTGGGGAGGCGATGTTGCCGGCTGGATTAAGTTTAACCCGGCATTCGGCGGCGTTTATCTCGCCAATGCTCCGCCTGTTGCTGCTAATCTTAGTATTACTCCTCCAACCGTCACGGCTTTATGCACAAGCGGCGCGGCCTATGGTTTTCAATGGACATTCTCTGATTCAGGCGATACGGAAAGCAAGTTTCAGCTGCAAATAGACAATGACAGTAATTTTTTAACCCCGACTGTTGATCGGACATTTTCCGGTTTAACCAACGCCGATGGTTCTGTTAATACCCAGTCAGTATTATTGACTTCAGCGGCTGACGCGCCGAGCGCGGATAAACTATCCTACAACACCACTTATTACTGGCGCGTTCAGGTTTGGGATTCGAGCGAGGCGTTTTCGGGCTGGATTACTCCTGCCGCACCCTTATTTACCACCCCCATTCATATGTATCCGACCGCTGATTACATTTGTTCTCCTTCGACGACTTCTTGTCCCGTAAATCACTCTCAATTTGAACCGATCAGTTTTACCGATAGATCCATTTGTTACGACAATAACAATAATTCTACGCCTTGCGCGAGCCGAAGCTGGAGTTTCGGCGACGGGTCGCCCCTTTCCACCTTATCAAACCCTAAACACACTTATACCGCTCAAGGAAACTTCGCTCTCGGATTCACCATGACGGATCCTGGCGGTTTTACTTGCACCAAAAACAGCAGCATCAATATCGGCGTGGCAAGTCCGAAATGGAAAGAAGTAATACCGAAATAA